The genome window CCGAGCTGCGGATTGGCGGCGATGAAGGCGTTGATCCCGGAGGTCGATCCGAGATAGCGAACGGCAATTCTTTCCAGTGTGTCACCCGCTCTGACGGTAATCTGATTTCGTCGCTCCGCAGGCGCTGGTGCTACCGCCGGCGCCGCGCTAACCGCGGCCGCGGCTGGAGCAGGGCTCAGAAACGACGATGACGGAGCGGTCACCGCGCTGGGAGGACGCGCAGTTCCCGAATCTGCAACCGCGTGAGCGGCGGGAAGCCTCTCCAGCAGGTCGGGCCGAACTCCGGCCGGCGCAGGCACGGGCCGGACGATATGGTCAGGTTTGCCGCTTGCGTCAGGATGCTGCTCAACGGCCGAGTTTCCGGCGGTTTTGACCGGCTCAGCCGGTTTGGGCTGCTCAGCCGGCTTCGCCTGCTGAGCTGATTGAGCCTGCTCAACCGGCTTGGAGGGCTCGACCGGTTTGGCGAGCGGCGCTGAGTTTGCCTGTTCGGCAGGCTCGGCCGTCCTGGCCTGTTTGACCTGCTTGATCGGCTGAGCCGGCTGTCCTTTGTGGCCGCCGCCGAATAGATTGCGCACGCGGGCCGAGAAGGGGTTTGGGTAAACGAAAGTCACCAGCAACAGCGCGGCAAACGCGAGCCCGGCCGCGGGAAGCATGAAGGGATTTCTTCGCCGCCTGACCCTGACTGCATCCTGGTATTCGTCCGCAACCTTGCGCGCGATCTTGTAAGAGACCTTTCTCTCGCCGGCGTTGTACGCGGCCTCCATCGCGGTATGGCAGAGCATGTTGATCTTGCGCGGGATGCCGTCGCTGCGCCGGAGCAGACGCTTTAAGGCGCCGCGTTCGAAGAGCTGCGCGCAGTTGCTCCCCTGCGCGCTCAGCTTGCACTCAACGTATTTGACCGCCTGTGCCGGCGTGAGCGGAGTCAGAGCGCCGCGCGAGGAAATCCGCTGATTGAGCTGGCGCAGTTCCGGCCTCTTCATCCGCTCGGCGAGTTCCGGATGGCCCACCAGGACGAGTTGCAGGGTCCGGTCGGCGCGATTAGAGAGCAACCGTAGCTCCTCCAGCACGTCGTCGCTCAGCAGTTGCGCTTCATCGACGACGATCGCGATCCGCTCCTCTTTGCCGCGCATCTTGACCAGCTTTTGCAGCGCGTCGAGGTAGTCGAGCTTGGTCGTTCCCGTGGAGTACAGATTCATCTGGCTCATCACGACCCGCATGATTTCCAGGAACGAGAGCTTGGGGTCCTCGATGAGCGCGACTCGGACGCGCTTGAAGTCGCGCTGGAGCAGGGAATAGATGAGCGTGGTTTTTCCCGTTCCGGCTTCACCCGTGAGCATGGTCAAGCCGGTAAGCTCGCCCGACAGACCCGACTCCAGCGTCGCCAGTCCCGCGATATGGGTCGGGCTGAAGTAAACCGCTCCGTCAGGCGATGCGGGTTGAAAGGGCGGACTCTTCAAGCGGAA of Candidatus Binataceae bacterium contains these proteins:
- a CDS encoding AAA family ATPase: MTNYMEYFQYFRLKSPPFQPASPDGAVYFSPTHIAGLATLESGLSGELTGLTMLTGEAGTGKTTLIYSLLQRDFKRVRVALIEDPKLSFLEIMRVVMSQMNLYSTGTTKLDYLDALQKLVKMRGKEERIAIVVDEAQLLSDDVLEELRLLSNRADRTLQLVLVGHPELAERMKRPELRQLNQRISSRGALTPLTPAQAVKYVECKLSAQGSNCAQLFERGALKRLLRRSDGIPRKINMLCHTAMEAAYNAGERKVSYKIARKVADEYQDAVRVRRRRNPFMLPAAGLAFAALLLVTFVYPNPFSARVRNLFGGGHKGQPAQPIKQVKQARTAEPAEQANSAPLAKPVEPSKPVEQAQSAQQAKPAEQPKPAEPVKTAGNSAVEQHPDASGKPDHIVRPVPAPAGVRPDLLERLPAAHAVADSGTARPPSAVTAPSSSFLSPAPAAAAVSAAPAVAPAPAERRNQITVRAGDTLERIAVRYLGSTSGINAFIAANPQLGNINQLIVGQVIYLPRGVSPKAAHEEAATEPAAESEAEPAAEPAAEPATEPSDSNADDSPQ